Below is a window of Mycobacterium sp. 050128 DNA.
CGGCCGATTCACCGCACGGTTTTTTGGCGGCGGGGCCAATCAATTAGCCTGATTAGCGAGTCGCGTGTCCTCCGCAACCTCAAGCAACGTTGCCAATAGCTGCGAAAACAGGAGCAGTCGGTGTCCATTGATGTACCCGAGCTCGCCGACCTGGAACAGGTTCGCGAGCGCTGGCGCACCGCGGTTGCCGGTGTGCTTGCCAAGAGCACCCGCAAGGAACCCGCCGAGTTGGGGGAAGCACCCGAGCAGCTGCTGGACACCCCGACCTACGACGGGTTCGCGATCCGGCCGCTCTACACCGCGTTCGACGAGCTGCCCGAGCCGTCGCTGCCCGGCGAGTGGCCCTACCTGCGCGGCGCGGACGCCTTCCGCGACGTCAAGTCCGGCTGGAAGGTCGTCGAGGCGTTCCCGTCCGCCGGCGCCACCGCCGCTGAAACCAACACGGCCGTGCTGGGTGCGCTCGGTGACGGGGCCAGCGCGTTGCTGCTCCGGGTCGGGACGGACGGCGTGGCGCCGCAGGAGCTCGAAGGGCTGCTCGCGGGCGTCTACCTGAGCATGGCGCCGATCATCCTCGAGGCCGGCGCGGACTACGCGGCGGCCGCCGACGCGATGCTGGCCCTGGTCGACGAGGTCGAATCCGACCAGCGCGCCACCCTCTCGATAGACCTGGGCGCCGACCCGCTGACCGCGGCGCACAGCGAGCGCCCCGCGCCGACGATCGACGACGTCGTCGCGGTCGCGTCGCGGGTGACCGGCGATCACGGCGTGCGGGCGATCACCGTCGACGGGCCCGCGTTCCACAACCTTGGCGCGAACGCGACTTGGGAGCTGGCCGCCAGTGTCGCGGCCGCGGTGGCCTATCTGCGGGTGCTCACCGAGTCGGGGATGCCGGTCCGCCGGGCGCTGGGCCAGATCAGCTTCCGGTTGGCCGCCGACGACGACCAGTTCATGACGATCGCCAAAATGCGTGCCGTGCGCCAACTGTGGGCGCGGGTCGCCGAAGTCGTGGGGGAGCCCGATGCCGGCGGGGCGATCGTGCACGCGGCGACGTCACTGCCGATGATGACTCAACGCGATCCCTGGGTGAACATGCTGCGCTGCACGCTGGCCGCCTTCGGCGCCGGTGTCGGCGGCGCCGACACCGTGCTGGTCTTCCCGTTCGACATCGCGATCCCGGGCGGCTTTCCCGGTACCGCGCGAAGCTTCGCGCGGCGCATCGCGCGCAACACCCAGCTGCTGCTGCTGGAGGAGTCGCACGTCGGCCGGGTGCTGGACCCCGCCGGTGGGTCGTGGTTCGTCGAAGACCTCACCAAACGCATTGCCGAGGGCGCCTGGGAACACTTTCAGGCCATCGAGGGCCGCGGTGGATTCGTCGACGCTCGTGACCACATCGCCGACGCGATCGCCGAGATCGCCGCACGGCGTGCCGACGACATCGCGCATCGCCGCACCGCGATCACCGGCGTCAACGAATTCCCGAACCTGTCCGAACCCGCACTGCCGCACAGCGATTCGATCGGCCAACCCGACGTCGGCAACTTGCAGCGCTACGCCGCGGGGTTCGAGGCGTTGCGGGACCGCTCGGATGCCTTCCTGGCCCGCACCGATGCCCGCCCCAAGGCGCTGCTGCTTCCACTGGGCCCGCTGGCCGAGCACAACATCCGCACCACGTTCGCGGCGAACCTGTTGGCGTCCGGCGGCATCGAGGCGGTCAACCCGGGAACGCTCGACGCAGCCGGGGTCGCTGCCGCGGTGTCCGATGCGGGATCGCCTGCCGCGGCGGTGATCTGCGGCACCGACCAGCGCTACGCGACGGAGGCGGCCGCGATCGTCGACGCGGCCCGCAGCGCCGGAGTGTCGCGGGTTTACTTGGCCGGACCGGAAAAGGCGGTCGCCGATACCGATCCCGAGCACCGGCCCGACGAATACCTGACAGCTAAAATCAATGCGATCGAAGCCCTTTCGGATCTGCTGACTCGGTTGGGGGCGTAACACGATGACGACGTCGACTCCTGTGATCGGCAGCTTCGCCGACATCCCGCTGCACGGAGATCGCGAGGGGCGGCAGCCCACCGAAGCGGCCGTGGACAAGCATGTCGCCGCGGCCGCCGCGGCGCACTTGTACACGCCCGATCAGCTGGTGTGGCATACGCCGGAAGACATTGCGGTCAAACCGGTTTACATCGCGGCCGACCGTGCGGCCGTCGAGGCCGACGGCTACCCGCTGAACAGCTTCCCCGGTGAACCGCCGTTCGTGCGCGGCCCGTACCCGACGATGTATGTCAACCAGCCGTGGACAATCCGCCAATACGCC
It encodes the following:
- the mutA gene encoding methylmalonyl-CoA mutase small subunit — translated: MSIDVPELADLEQVRERWRTAVAGVLAKSTRKEPAELGEAPEQLLDTPTYDGFAIRPLYTAFDELPEPSLPGEWPYLRGADAFRDVKSGWKVVEAFPSAGATAAETNTAVLGALGDGASALLLRVGTDGVAPQELEGLLAGVYLSMAPIILEAGADYAAAADAMLALVDEVESDQRATLSIDLGADPLTAAHSERPAPTIDDVVAVASRVTGDHGVRAITVDGPAFHNLGANATWELAASVAAAVAYLRVLTESGMPVRRALGQISFRLAADDDQFMTIAKMRAVRQLWARVAEVVGEPDAGGAIVHAATSLPMMTQRDPWVNMLRCTLAAFGAGVGGADTVLVFPFDIAIPGGFPGTARSFARRIARNTQLLLLEESHVGRVLDPAGGSWFVEDLTKRIAEGAWEHFQAIEGRGGFVDARDHIADAIAEIAARRADDIAHRRTAITGVNEFPNLSEPALPHSDSIGQPDVGNLQRYAAGFEALRDRSDAFLARTDARPKALLLPLGPLAEHNIRTTFAANLLASGGIEAVNPGTLDAAGVAAAVSDAGSPAAAVICGTDQRYATEAAAIVDAARSAGVSRVYLAGPEKAVADTDPEHRPDEYLTAKINAIEALSDLLTRLGA